One part of the uncultured Celeribacter sp. genome encodes these proteins:
- a CDS encoding ABC transporter permease subunit (The N-terminal region of this protein, as described by TIGR01726, is a three transmembrane segment that identifies a subfamily of ABC transporter permease subunits, which specificities that include histidine, arginine, glutamine, glutamate, L-cystine (sic), the opines (in Agrobacterium) octopine and nopaline, etc.), which produces MSCLQTIADYGLRSIGIGERVLPRSDITLCDQFTLIGSGMLWNIYFGLLAVLLGFFSATALAMAKNSDTWILRKPAEWFIFVFRGSPLFIQFFFAYFVFLALKQQLPGLGALTDPWFGAAIVLWFNTTAYSAEIFYGALQSIPKGDVEAADAYGISGWKRFRRIIWPTLLRLAWPAYTNEAIFIFHSTTLVFFSGFPALQQKGDALYYASYFADKTFNPFVPYPILAGYFVLVTLVIITLFGIANRRLNRHLPQAKRPRIRFRPQVIR; this is translated from the coding sequence ATGAGCTGTCTTCAGACCATCGCAGATTACGGTCTGCGCTCGATCGGCATCGGCGAACGCGTCTTGCCCCGCAGCGACATCACCCTGTGTGACCAGTTCACCCTGATCGGCTCGGGGATGCTGTGGAACATCTATTTCGGCCTTCTGGCCGTGCTTTTGGGCTTTTTCTCGGCGACCGCTCTGGCCATGGCCAAAAACAGTGACACATGGATCCTGCGCAAACCGGCGGAATGGTTCATCTTCGTCTTCCGCGGCTCGCCGCTGTTCATCCAGTTCTTCTTTGCCTATTTCGTCTTCCTTGCACTCAAGCAGCAGCTTCCGGGACTGGGCGCGCTGACCGACCCTTGGTTTGGGGCGGCGATTGTCCTGTGGTTCAACACCACGGCCTATTCGGCGGAAATCTTCTATGGCGCGCTGCAGTCGATCCCCAAAGGCGATGTCGAAGCCGCCGATGCCTATGGCATTTCCGGCTGGAAACGGTTCCGCCGGATCATCTGGCCAACGCTGTTGCGCCTGGCCTGGCCCGCTTATACGAATGAAGCGATTTTCATCTTTCATTCTACGACTCTGGTCTTTTTCTCCGGCTTCCCGGCTCTGCAGCAAAAGGGCGACGCGCTCTATTACGCGTCCTATTTCGCCGACAAGACCTTTAACCCCTTCGTGCCCTATCCCATTCTGGCAGGGTATTTCGTGCTGGTCACATTGGTGATCATCACCCTCTTCGGAATCGCGAACCGTCGGCTGAACCGGCACTTGCCGCAAGCCAAACGGCCGCGTATTCGCTTTCGCCCACAGGTGATCAGATGA
- a CDS encoding ABC transporter permease subunit, translating to MFSYCAEPDTLSGLTWLSCYLTTGKHLAFYSSFGTVIILLFVTAPLALAFGFFAAMGSRTQFLPLRWISQGYMAIVRGVPDIAFFLFFVIALDQGIEWLRHQVKCSDWDQPIRQGNDFIVCAAAKMPLNSAPETVHQIYGFALAVLTFAIVFGAFAGNVLAGAMRSVPHGQIETGEAYGMTHRQTFWRILVPQMWIYALPGLSNLWMVLIKATPLLFLLGIEDIVYWARDLGGTKTARFTDYPHGDWRIWYFFGLLVFYLLFTKLSEIVLARITRKLNHGQATTGGEALRKGATA from the coding sequence ATTTTTTCCTATTGCGCAGAACCTGACACGCTGTCCGGGCTCACATGGCTTTCCTGCTATCTGACCACGGGCAAACATCTGGCGTTCTATTCGTCTTTTGGCACGGTGATCATCCTGTTGTTTGTCACTGCCCCTCTGGCGCTGGCCTTCGGCTTTTTCGCCGCGATGGGCAGCCGCACGCAGTTTCTGCCGCTGCGCTGGATCTCCCAAGGCTATATGGCGATCGTGCGCGGCGTGCCCGACATTGCCTTTTTCCTGTTCTTCGTCATCGCCCTAGATCAGGGGATCGAATGGCTGCGCCATCAGGTCAAATGTTCAGACTGGGATCAGCCGATCCGGCAGGGCAACGACTTTATCGTCTGTGCCGCAGCCAAAATGCCGCTCAATTCTGCCCCTGAAACCGTGCACCAGATCTACGGCTTTGCGCTGGCGGTGCTGACCTTTGCCATCGTTTTTGGCGCCTTTGCTGGCAACGTGCTGGCCGGGGCCATGCGGTCGGTGCCCCACGGGCAGATCGAAACCGGCGAAGCCTATGGCATGACACACCGCCAGACCTTCTGGCGCATTCTTGTGCCACAGATGTGGATCTACGCCCTGCCCGGCCTGTCGAACCTGTGGATGGTGCTGATCAAGGCCACGCCGCTGCTGTTCCTGCTGGGGATCGAGGACATCGTCTATTGGGCCCGCGATCTGGGCGGCACCAAGACGGCACGCTTCACCGACTATCCCCATGGCGACTGGCGGATCTGGTATTTCTTCGGGCTGCTCGTGTTCTATCTGCTGTTCACCAAACTGTCGGAAATCGTGCTGGCGCGGATCACCCGCAAACTGAACCATGGTCAGGCCACGACCGGCGGCGAAGCCCTGCGTAAGGGGGCCACCGCATGA
- a CDS encoding aminotransferase class I/II-fold pyridoxal phosphate-dependent enzyme: MSLGPNVYDAEPIPADAREEVERLLLSGDLFRYTAPQNAPVTLLEQEFAAMLGAKYALAVASCSAALFLSLKALGLPRDAKVLIPAFTFAAVPSAIVHADCKPVLVECGDNYRINLDDFHAKIEDADAVMISHMRGHTSDMDAIKAACDAKGIPLIEDAAHSLGTVWDGRNIGTIGKIGCFSFQSYKLLNAGEGGIMITDDPEVFARAVIMSGAYEHNWAKHNPQRDNALVAAFDRWQNQLPLYNTRLSNMSAVLVRPQIQEVPRRVADGRRNHDHVAARLEASPFLTVPAKLDKEVRAPDSLQFNLVNFSQEEARQFQSAAKARGVSVQVFGLSTDNARAFWNWQFLGDTPDLPLTREMLSKACDTRLPARLSLEDCDFIAEALLHAAEDVKGVRAAAE; this comes from the coding sequence ATGTCCCTCGGGCCCAATGTCTACGACGCAGAACCCATCCCCGCCGACGCCCGCGAAGAGGTCGAACGGCTTCTTCTGTCCGGGGATCTGTTTCGCTACACCGCGCCCCAAAATGCGCCTGTGACCCTTCTGGAGCAGGAATTTGCCGCGATGCTGGGGGCGAAATACGCGCTCGCCGTGGCCTCTTGTTCCGCCGCGCTGTTTCTGTCGCTCAAGGCCCTTGGCCTGCCCCGCGACGCCAAGGTCCTGATCCCGGCGTTCACCTTTGCCGCCGTGCCTTCGGCCATCGTTCATGCCGACTGCAAACCGGTTTTGGTCGAATGCGGTGACAACTACCGGATCAATCTCGACGATTTCCACGCCAAGATCGAAGACGCCGACGCGGTGATGATTTCGCATATGCGCGGCCATACCTCGGATATGGATGCGATCAAGGCGGCCTGCGATGCCAAAGGCATTCCGCTGATCGAAGACGCGGCCCATAGCCTTGGCACCGTCTGGGACGGGCGGAACATCGGCACCATCGGCAAGATCGGCTGTTTCTCCTTCCAGTCCTACAAGCTGCTAAACGCGGGAGAGGGAGGGATCATGATCACCGATGATCCTGAAGTCTTTGCCCGCGCCGTGATCATGTCCGGGGCCTATGAACACAACTGGGCCAAGCACAATCCGCAACGCGACAATGCGCTCGTGGCGGCCTTCGATCGTTGGCAGAACCAATTACCGCTCTACAACACCCGGCTGTCAAACATGTCCGCCGTTCTGGTGCGCCCGCAGATCCAGGAGGTGCCGCGCCGCGTCGCCGACGGGCGCCGCAATCACGACCATGTCGCCGCCCGGCTGGAGGCTTCGCCCTTTCTGACCGTGCCGGCCAAGCTCGACAAGGAAGTGCGCGCGCCTGACAGCCTGCAATTCAATCTGGTGAATTTCTCGCAAGAGGAAGCCCGGCAATTCCAAAGCGCGGCCAAGGCCCGCGGCGTCTCGGTTCAGGTCTTTGGCCTGTCCACGGACAACGCCCGCGCTTTTTGGAACTGGCAGTTCCTAGGGGACACCCCCGACCTGCCGTTGACCCGCGAAATGCTGTCCAAGGCCTGCGACACCCGCCTGCCCGCGCGCCTGTCCCTTGAGGATTGCGATTTCATCGCCGAGGCGCTGCTGCATGCGGCCGAAGACGTCAAAGGCGTTCGGGCCGCCGCAGAATAA
- a CDS encoding type 1 glutamine amidotransferase, which translates to MKIGILQCGHTPDPVAANHGDFDQMFQRLLAPYDFEFEVWNVVDMDFPTGPDAADAWLLTGSRHGAYEDHPFIPPLEALIRDIYASGKRMLGICFGHQIIAQALGGTVEKFQGGWAVGRQAYQLAPLGDIHLNAWHQDQVTRLPRDAEVIGANDFCANAALVYGDRVLTVQPHPELSNSIIVDYLKAKGDDPTYPRDMIATATADTAKPTDDARVAKLMAAFLKDGREALN; encoded by the coding sequence ATGAAAATCGGCATTCTGCAATGCGGACACACGCCCGACCCTGTGGCGGCAAATCACGGGGATTTCGACCAAATGTTTCAACGGCTTCTGGCACCCTACGATTTTGAGTTCGAGGTCTGGAATGTCGTCGACATGGACTTTCCAACTGGCCCCGACGCGGCGGACGCCTGGCTTCTGACCGGCTCACGTCATGGCGCCTATGAAGATCACCCCTTTATTCCCCCGCTTGAGGCGCTGATCCGAGACATCTATGCCTCTGGCAAACGCATGCTGGGCATCTGTTTCGGGCACCAGATCATCGCACAGGCGCTCGGTGGCACTGTCGAAAAGTTCCAGGGCGGTTGGGCTGTCGGACGGCAGGCCTATCAACTCGCACCGCTGGGAGACATCCACCTGAATGCTTGGCATCAGGATCAGGTCACCCGCCTGCCCCGGGATGCCGAGGTCATCGGCGCGAATGATTTCTGCGCCAATGCCGCGCTTGTCTACGGCGATCGCGTGTTGACAGTGCAGCCGCATCCGGAGCTGTCAAACTCCATCATCGTGGATTACCTCAAGGCCAAGGGCGACGATCCGACCTATCCGCGCGACATGATCGCCACCGCCACCGCCGACACGGCCAAGCCCACGGATGACGCGCGTGTCGCTAAACTGATGGCAGCGTTTCTCAAAGACGGGCGGGAGGCCCTGAACTGA
- a CDS encoding TerB family tellurite resistance protein yields the protein MFGDLLKTLLQPSPPQLQDTDARLALASLLVRVARSDGSYDPQEVQRIEKVLEQRYELSPFEAVDLRRKAEQLEAEAPDTVRFTKAIKEAVPYEDRESVIEGLWSVVLADGVRDEEEDALLRLVANLLGINDRDSALARKRVEARL from the coding sequence ATGTTTGGTGATCTTCTTAAAACCCTGCTCCAACCGAGCCCGCCGCAACTGCAGGATACGGATGCGCGTCTGGCGCTTGCCTCCCTATTGGTGCGTGTGGCCCGCTCTGACGGCAGCTATGACCCGCAAGAGGTGCAGCGCATCGAAAAGGTTCTGGAGCAGCGCTATGAGCTGTCGCCTTTCGAGGCCGTCGATCTGCGCCGCAAGGCCGAACAGCTTGAGGCCGAAGCCCCCGACACCGTGCGCTTCACCAAGGCCATCAAGGAGGCCGTGCCCTATGAGGACCGCGAGAGCGTGATCGAAGGCCTCTGGTCGGTCGTTTTGGCCGATGGCGTGCGCGATGAGGAAGAGGATGCCCTGCTGCGCCTTGTGGCCAATCTTCTGGGCATAAACGATCGCGACAGCGCCCTGGCCCGCAAACGGGTGGAAGCTCGCCTCTGA
- a CDS encoding LysR family transcriptional regulator, whose amino-acid sequence MSDKVGRLTLWGVEVFLAVAEEGAVSTAAKRLGASPSAVSQQISNLEAALGTELVNRRERPMTLTPAGRVLRRRAQSILLEAARARSEIAGLDLSQLGQLRLGMVEDFEATVTPLLIAKMADTLTDTRFELETGPSHRLVDRLEHRALDVIVAADLHAGADWSDSHPLLQDPFVAVVPRGREAARKDLPFIQYTRRHAMGRMLAEHLALQGQTTPHRFELDSYRAILAMVANGNGWTILSSLGIFNAGRFADGIDVIPLPTAPLARRISLTVRRDGVPEMASEIVGHLRPLLQTHVVAPLVARTPWLDGHLTVL is encoded by the coding sequence ATGAGTGACAAGGTGGGGCGGCTGACGCTCTGGGGCGTTGAGGTCTTTCTGGCGGTGGCCGAGGAGGGCGCCGTGTCCACAGCCGCCAAGCGGTTGGGGGCTTCGCCTTCGGCTGTGTCGCAGCAGATTTCCAACCTCGAAGCCGCTCTGGGCACCGAGCTGGTGAACCGGCGCGAACGCCCCATGACCCTGACGCCAGCCGGGCGTGTGCTGCGGCGCCGAGCGCAAAGCATTCTGCTGGAAGCCGCCCGGGCGCGATCTGAAATTGCCGGTCTCGACCTGAGCCAGCTGGGGCAGTTGCGCCTTGGCATGGTCGAAGATTTTGAGGCCACGGTGACACCACTGTTGATTGCCAAAATGGCCGATACGCTGACGGATACGCGGTTCGAGCTGGAAACCGGGCCGTCGCACCGTCTGGTCGACCGTCTGGAGCACCGCGCGCTGGATGTGATCGTTGCCGCGGATCTGCATGCCGGGGCGGATTGGTCCGACAGCCACCCGCTGTTGCAGGATCCCTTCGTGGCGGTAGTGCCCAGAGGGCGCGAAGCGGCCCGGAAGGATCTGCCCTTCATTCAATACACCCGACGCCATGCGATGGGGCGCATGCTGGCCGAACATCTTGCCCTGCAGGGGCAGACGACGCCACACCGGTTCGAACTGGACAGCTACCGTGCGATCCTGGCGATGGTGGCCAATGGCAATGGCTGGACGATCCTGTCATCCCTTGGGATCTTCAACGCGGGCAGGTTTGCCGATGGGATTGATGTGATCCCTCTGCCGACAGCTCCGTTGGCGCGGCGTATTTCGTTGACCGTGCGGCGCGACGGGGTGCCGGAAATGGCCAGCGAGATCGTGGGTCATCTGCGCCCGTTGCTGCAGACCCATGTGGTCGCCCCGCTGGTTGCCAGGACGCCCTGGCTTGACGGTCATTTGACCGTGCTTTGA
- a CDS encoding transporter substrate-binding domain-containing protein, producing MNKLILSAAALALMAGAASAETVRLGTEGAYPPYNYINDDGEVDGFERHLGDEICARAELDCEWVTNDWDSIIPNLLSGNYDVIIAGMSITEERAEKVDFSENYTPPSYSAYAAMSADVDLEGGVISAQASTIQSQHVVDTGATLLEFPSFEDSLAAMLSGEADAIFADKDTLVPVVEEDPNVVWAGEDIALSVGIGAAFRKSDPELRAKFDEAITAMKEDGTLNEMIKEYLGEDSPVFE from the coding sequence ATGAACAAACTTATTCTTTCCGCTGCTGCCCTGGCCCTGATGGCCGGTGCTGCCTCAGCTGAAACCGTCCGTCTGGGCACCGAGGGCGCCTACCCTCCGTACAACTACATCAACGATGATGGTGAAGTGGACGGTTTCGAACGTCACCTGGGCGACGAAATCTGTGCCCGTGCCGAACTGGACTGCGAATGGGTCACCAACGATTGGGACAGCATCATTCCGAACCTTCTGTCCGGCAACTACGACGTGATCATCGCAGGCATGTCGATCACCGAAGAACGCGCGGAAAAGGTGGATTTCTCTGAAAACTATACGCCGCCGTCCTATTCCGCCTATGCCGCCATGTCTGCCGACGTGGACCTTGAAGGCGGTGTGATCTCGGCGCAGGCCTCCACCATCCAGTCGCAACATGTTGTCGACACCGGTGCGACCCTGCTGGAATTCCCGAGCTTTGAAGATTCGCTGGCCGCCATGCTGTCAGGCGAAGCCGATGCGATCTTTGCCGACAAAGACACCCTCGTACCGGTCGTCGAAGAAGACCCGAACGTTGTCTGGGCAGGCGAAGATATTGCGCTTTCCGTTGGCATCGGCGCGGCTTTCCGCAAATCCGATCCGGAACTGCGCGCCAAATTTGACGAAGCGATCACCGCGATGAAAGAAGACGGCACGCTTAACGAGATGATCAAAGAGTATCTGGGCGAAGACAGCCCGGTCTTTGAATAA
- a CDS encoding glutamine synthetase family protein: MMDFLDKLPDAALDFMNGRKLDEVECIVADLSGIARGKAMPALKFAKQKHFYLPNSIFLQSINGDWVDDEDAPFTEPDMVLVPDFETATAAPWTADCTLQVIHDVLTQDGSLMPVAPRNVLKRVVELYRKQGWAPIVAPEMEFFLVAQNTDPNQPVEPPIGRTGRRAAQRQAYSMSAVDEYGPIIDDIYDFAEAQGLEIDGILQEGGAGQIEMNLRHGDPVKLADEMFYFKRLIREAALRHNCYATFMAKPIQDEPGSAMHIHHSVVDITTGENIFSNPDGSESEAFLHFIAGMQNHLASTIAIHAPYVNSYRRYVRDFAAPINLEWGRDNRTTGLRVPISGPEARRIENRLPGMDVNPYLSIAASLACGYLGLIERREPREEYIGDAYASADGIPGTLASALDLLEGSSQIQEVLGREFCHTYTRVKRTENDAFLQVISPWEREHLLLNV; this comes from the coding sequence CTGATGGATTTTCTCGACAAGCTGCCCGATGCGGCGCTGGATTTCATGAACGGGCGCAAACTCGATGAGGTCGAATGTATCGTCGCCGACCTGTCCGGGATCGCGCGCGGGAAGGCCATGCCAGCGCTGAAATTCGCCAAGCAGAAGCACTTTTACCTGCCAAATTCGATTTTCCTGCAGTCGATCAACGGCGATTGGGTGGATGACGAAGACGCGCCTTTCACGGAGCCCGACATGGTTCTGGTGCCGGATTTCGAGACCGCAACGGCGGCCCCCTGGACGGCAGACTGCACCCTTCAGGTGATCCACGATGTCCTGACGCAGGATGGATCTCTGATGCCGGTTGCGCCGCGCAATGTGCTCAAACGCGTGGTCGAGCTGTATCGCAAACAGGGCTGGGCCCCGATCGTGGCGCCTGAGATGGAGTTCTTTCTGGTCGCCCAGAACACCGACCCCAACCAGCCGGTCGAACCGCCAATCGGGCGCACCGGACGCCGGGCGGCGCAGCGTCAGGCCTATTCCATGTCCGCCGTGGACGAATACGGCCCGATCATTGACGACATCTATGACTTTGCCGAGGCACAAGGGCTGGAAATCGATGGCATCCTGCAAGAAGGCGGCGCCGGGCAAATCGAAATGAACCTGCGGCATGGTGATCCGGTCAAGCTGGCCGACGAAATGTTCTATTTCAAACGGCTGATCCGCGAGGCCGCCCTGCGTCACAATTGCTATGCCACTTTCATGGCGAAACCCATTCAGGACGAACCGGGATCGGCGATGCATATCCACCATTCAGTGGTGGACATCACCACGGGCGAGAACATTTTTTCCAACCCCGACGGCTCCGAATCCGAAGCATTTCTGCATTTCATTGCCGGGATGCAAAATCACCTTGCCTCGACCATCGCGATCCATGCACCCTATGTGAACAGCTACCGCCGCTATGTGCGCGACTTTGCCGCCCCCATCAATCTTGAATGGGGGCGCGACAATCGCACCACCGGGCTGCGCGTGCCGATTTCAGGCCCAGAGGCCCGTCGGATCGAGAACCGCCTGCCCGGCATGGATGTGAACCCTTATCTGTCCATCGCCGCCTCGCTGGCCTGCGGCTATCTGGGACTGATAGAACGACGCGAACCGCGCGAAGAATATATCGGGGACGCCTATGCCTCGGCCGATGGCATTCCCGGTACGCTGGCGTCGGCGCTGGATCTTCTGGAGGGATCCAGCCAGATCCAGGAGGTTCTGGGGCGCGAATTCTGTCACACCTACACCCGGGTGAAACGCACCGAAAACGATGCCTTCCTGCAGGTCATCAGCCCCTGGGAAAGAGAACACCTGTTGTTGAACGTGTGA
- a CDS encoding glutamine synthetase family protein, with protein sequence MITQDSWLARNPDVKTIRVAAADLNGQARGKRMSARFADKVEHEGTRFPLSVLNLDIWGEDIEDSPLVFESGDMDGVLLPTERGYTPMPWLEGGPTALLPMWMFMEDGRPFDGDPRQALARVLERYKAKGLTPVVATELEFYLIDDSSRQLRVPRSPRSGKRRPGAETLALRALDAFDIFFTDLYEACEAMDIPADTAISEAGLGQFEINLVYGPDALKAADDAWLFKLLVKGLARKHGFAASFMAKPYEDYAGNGMHTHFSMLNEAGENIFDDGSSAGTDMMRHAIAGCLSAIPDSTLLFAPHGNSFDRLVPGSHAPTRICWGYDNRTAAVRVPGGSSKARRIEHRVSGGDVNPHLMIAAILGAALIGMEDKMKAPPPITGNAYVQNLPEMPGDWGTAIDTFAASKLMRRIFPEELVRNLTLTKRQELRDSEELTPEEQVALYLDTV encoded by the coding sequence ATGATTACGCAGGACAGCTGGCTGGCCCGCAACCCCGACGTCAAAACCATTCGCGTGGCCGCCGCCGATCTCAACGGCCAGGCCCGCGGCAAACGCATGTCAGCCCGTTTCGCCGATAAGGTCGAACATGAAGGCACACGCTTTCCCCTTTCCGTTCTGAACCTCGACATCTGGGGCGAAGACATCGAAGACAGCCCGCTGGTCTTTGAAAGCGGGGATATGGACGGGGTGCTGCTGCCGACCGAACGCGGCTACACGCCGATGCCCTGGCTGGAAGGCGGGCCCACGGCCCTTTTACCGATGTGGATGTTTATGGAAGACGGCCGCCCCTTCGACGGCGACCCGCGTCAGGCATTGGCCCGCGTGCTGGAACGCTACAAGGCCAAAGGTTTGACGCCGGTCGTGGCCACGGAGCTCGAATTCTACCTGATCGACGACAGTTCCCGGCAATTGCGCGTGCCGCGCTCGCCGCGCTCCGGCAAACGCCGCCCGGGGGCCGAGACACTGGCCCTGCGCGCGCTCGATGCCTTTGATATCTTTTTCACCGACCTCTACGAGGCCTGTGAGGCCATGGACATCCCGGCAGACACGGCCATTTCAGAGGCCGGTCTGGGGCAATTCGAGATCAATCTGGTCTATGGCCCCGACGCGTTGAAGGCCGCTGATGACGCCTGGCTGTTCAAACTGCTGGTCAAAGGGCTGGCGCGCAAACATGGGTTCGCCGCCTCCTTCATGGCGAAACCCTATGAAGACTATGCCGGAAACGGCATGCACACCCATTTCTCCATGCTCAACGAAGCGGGCGAAAACATCTTTGACGACGGTTCCAGCGCGGGCACCGATATGATGCGCCACGCCATCGCAGGCTGCCTGTCCGCGATCCCGGATTCGACCCTTCTGTTTGCCCCCCATGGCAACAGCTTCGATCGCCTTGTGCCCGGTTCCCATGCCCCCACCCGCATCTGTTGGGGCTATGACAACCGGACCGCTGCCGTGCGCGTCCCCGGCGGGTCCAGCAAGGCGCGTCGGATCGAGCACCGCGTGTCGGGCGGCGACGTCAATCCACACCTGATGATTGCCGCCATCCTTGGTGCAGCACTCATCGGCATGGAAGACAAGATGAAAGCGCCGCCGCCGATCACCGGCAACGCCTATGTCCAGAACTTGCCGGAGATGCCGGGCGATTGGGGCACCGCGATCGACACCTTTGCTGCCTCCAAGCTGATGCGGCGAATCTTCCCCGAAGAGTTGGTGCGCAATCTGACCCTGACCAAACGCCAGGAACTGCGCGATTCCGAAGAACTGACCCCGGAAGAGCAGGTCGCGCTCTACCTCGACACAGTCTGA
- the phaR gene encoding polyhydroxyalkanoate synthesis repressor PhaR, with product MAAEKKDPLLIKRYASRRLYNTETSDYVTLEDIAGFIREGRDVQIVDLKSGDDLTRQYLLQIIAEHESRGESVLPLNVLTDLVRSYTTDIQSVVPQFLQQSFDMLRQGQEQMMQNLGGSLPGFEAMQAQQEAFLKAMTGGMAGNWSAPAPEEEGKEDLGEIKKQLAELQEKLSKLQ from the coding sequence ATGGCTGCAGAAAAAAAAGACCCATTGCTGATCAAACGCTACGCGTCGCGCCGTCTCTACAACACGGAAACCTCCGACTATGTCACTTTGGAAGACATCGCGGGGTTCATCCGGGAAGGTCGCGATGTGCAGATTGTCGATCTTAAGTCCGGTGACGACCTGACCCGCCAGTATCTTCTTCAGATCATTGCAGAACATGAAAGCCGGGGCGAAAGCGTGCTGCCTTTGAATGTGCTGACCGATCTGGTACGCAGCTACACCACAGACATTCAATCCGTCGTGCCGCAATTCCTGCAGCAGAGCTTTGACATGCTGCGGCAGGGGCAGGAGCAGATGATGCAGAATTTAGGAGGCTCGCTGCCCGGCTTTGAAGCGATGCAGGCGCAGCAGGAAGCCTTTCTCAAGGCGATGACCGGCGGCATGGCCGGCAACTGGTCCGCCCCCGCGCCCGAGGAGGAAGGCAAGGAAGACCTTGGCGAGATCAAGAAGCAATTGGCAGAACTTCAGGAAAAGCTGTCAAAGCTTCAGTGA
- a CDS encoding amino acid ABC transporter ATP-binding protein, with product MLTKNSNSEMPVIEIRDLHKSYGDLEVLKGVSMTAPRGHVVSLIGSSGSGKSTLLRCANLLEDSQRGDILFEGEPIGWKGEGLHRRPADRKQVLRIRTNLSMVFQQFNLWAHMTVLENVMEAPITVLGRDRKEAEASARAYLDKVGIGDKCDVYPAQMSGGQQQRAAIARALCMEPKALLFDEPTSALDPELEQEVIKVIKALAEEGRTMMIVTHDMRMAADISDHVVFLHQGLIEEEGPPSDLFGSPKSERLQQFLSATVPA from the coding sequence ATGTTGACCAAAAACTCAAATTCCGAAATGCCTGTCATCGAAATCCGTGATCTGCACAAATCCTACGGAGATCTTGAAGTTCTAAAGGGCGTTTCGATGACCGCACCGCGCGGGCATGTCGTGTCGCTGATCGGTTCTTCGGGATCGGGCAAATCCACCCTGCTGCGCTGCGCCAATCTGCTGGAAGACAGTCAGCGCGGCGATATCCTGTTCGAAGGCGAACCGATCGGCTGGAAAGGCGAAGGCCTGCACCGGCGTCCGGCAGACCGCAAACAGGTGCTGCGCATTCGCACCAACCTGTCGATGGTGTTTCAGCAATTCAACCTCTGGGCCCATATGACCGTGCTTGAAAATGTCATGGAAGCCCCGATCACCGTGCTGGGCCGCGACCGGAAAGAGGCCGAAGCAAGTGCCCGCGCCTATCTCGACAAGGTTGGCATCGGGGACAAATGCGATGTCTATCCGGCGCAGATGTCTGGGGGCCAGCAACAACGGGCCGCGATTGCGCGGGCGCTGTGCATGGAACCCAAGGCACTGCTGTTCGACGAACCCACCTCCGCGCTCGATCCCGAGCTGGAACAGGAGGTGATCAAGGTCATCAAGGCCCTGGCCGAAGAAGGGCGCACGATGATGATCGTGACCCACGACATGCGCATGGCCGCCGATATTTCCGATCATGTCGTGTTCCTGCATCAGGGCCTGATCGAAGAAGAGGGCCCGCCTTCCGACCTTTTCGGGTCACCGAAATCCGAACGCCTGCAACAGTTTCTGAGCGCGACTGTTCCGGCCTGA